One Janthinobacterium sp. TB1-E2 genomic region harbors:
- a CDS encoding LysR family transcriptional regulator yields MALTLRQLQIFLAVADTGSTSAAGDLIALSQSATSASLNELETLLGAQLFDRVGKRLLLNDNGRLLLPQARQMRDGAASIERQFAGADPSVPVSLQIGASTTIGIYLLPQILAQAAQQYGRSIPQVTIANTADIAAAVAEFRVDIGLIEGPCHEAGLLVEPWLTDQMLIVAAPTHPLAQLRHLLSFTELNQAGWLLREAGSGTREAVEQALVPYLHYLRAAGEFSNSEAIKYGAAAGLGIACLSRVVVADLLASGQLVELETMLPPLERNFYLIRQSKKILSPRLAGFLELCRHASRMAG; encoded by the coding sequence ATGGCGTTGACCTTGCGGCAGTTGCAGATTTTCCTCGCCGTGGCGGACACGGGCAGTACCAGCGCGGCTGGCGACTTGATTGCGCTGTCGCAATCGGCCACCAGCGCGTCCCTGAACGAACTGGAAACCTTGCTGGGCGCGCAATTGTTCGACCGCGTGGGCAAGCGATTGCTGCTCAACGACAATGGCCGGCTGCTGTTGCCGCAGGCGCGGCAGATGCGCGACGGGGCCGCCAGCATCGAGCGCCAGTTCGCGGGCGCCGATCCGTCCGTGCCCGTCAGTCTGCAGATCGGCGCCAGCACCACCATCGGCATCTATCTGCTGCCGCAGATTCTGGCGCAGGCGGCGCAGCAATACGGGCGCAGCATTCCGCAGGTGACGATAGCCAACACGGCCGACATCGCGGCCGCCGTGGCGGAGTTCCGTGTCGATATCGGCCTGATCGAAGGGCCGTGCCACGAAGCGGGCTTGCTGGTGGAACCGTGGCTGACGGACCAGATGCTGATCGTGGCCGCGCCCACGCATCCGCTGGCGCAGCTGCGCCATTTGCTCAGCTTTACGGAACTGAACCAGGCAGGCTGGCTGCTGCGCGAAGCGGGCTCAGGCACGCGCGAAGCCGTGGAGCAGGCGCTGGTGCCGTATCTGCACTATCTGCGCGCCGCAGGCGAATTCAGCAACTCGGAAGCCATCAAATATGGTGCGGCGGCGGGGCTGGGCATCGCCTGCCTGTCGCGCGTCGTTGTGGCCGATTTGCTGGCCAGCGGGCAACTGGTGGAACTGGAGACCATGCTGCCGCCATTGGAGCGCAACTTTTATCTGATCCGGCAATCCAAGAAGATACTCTCGCCGCGCCTGGCCGGTTTCCTGGAGCTGTGCCGCCACGCATCGCGCATGGCCGGGTAG